From a single Methylosinus sp. H3A genomic region:
- a CDS encoding DUF932 domain-containing protein, with translation MNIEISKATADVGGASEFGVSSGFKVDLSRGDRVGRVSSEWFSRPDDERYLSLSDLLAAVRGRFERSHARTVESATIRVEARRADAVRLTLVLPGSASPVAPTHWSFSQLCSLVGAPAGYLRELPAPLAGVNLQHGLLSHRAELVKTLEADDGRIELRAVTGPDYGRIWDHELVAAVMKIAGNGTGDTRWKVPGVLDWATMTYNPFVDVAKETTTLYASDRDVFLFLVDDTHPIEAGRLPNGDPDLYFRGFYCWNSEVGSKTLGIASFYLRAVCMNRNLWGVEGFEEISIRHSKFAAQRFAHEAAPALENFARSSPAPFIAGVKAARERIVARKDDERETFLRKRGFSKAETAKVIAAVLEEEGRPPESIFDFVQGITAVARSKPHQDARLELEGRAKALLARAA, from the coding sequence ATGAACATCGAGATTTCGAAGGCTACAGCCGATGTGGGCGGCGCTTCCGAGTTCGGCGTCTCATCTGGTTTCAAGGTCGACCTGTCTCGCGGCGACCGTGTCGGCCGGGTGTCGTCCGAATGGTTTTCCCGGCCCGACGACGAGCGATACCTGTCGCTGTCGGACCTGTTGGCCGCCGTTCGCGGCCGCTTCGAGCGCAGCCACGCCCGAACGGTGGAGAGCGCAACGATCCGCGTGGAGGCGCGCCGCGCCGACGCAGTGCGCCTGACGCTCGTGCTGCCGGGCTCGGCCTCGCCGGTGGCGCCAACGCATTGGAGTTTCAGCCAGCTCTGCTCGTTGGTCGGGGCGCCCGCCGGTTATCTCCGCGAGTTGCCGGCGCCGCTTGCCGGCGTCAATCTCCAGCATGGCCTGCTGTCGCATCGCGCCGAGCTGGTCAAGACGCTCGAGGCGGACGATGGCAGGATCGAGTTGCGCGCGGTCACTGGTCCGGACTATGGCCGTATCTGGGATCATGAGCTGGTCGCCGCCGTGATGAAAATCGCTGGAAACGGCACGGGCGACACGCGCTGGAAGGTACCCGGCGTTCTCGACTGGGCGACCATGACCTATAATCCGTTCGTGGATGTCGCCAAGGAGACGACGACGCTTTATGCGAGCGATCGTGACGTCTTCCTCTTCCTCGTCGACGACACGCATCCGATCGAAGCCGGCCGGTTGCCGAACGGCGATCCGGATTTGTACTTTCGCGGCTTTTATTGCTGGAACAGCGAGGTCGGATCGAAGACGCTCGGCATCGCCTCCTTCTATCTTCGCGCGGTGTGCATGAATCGGAACCTTTGGGGCGTCGAAGGATTCGAGGAGATAAGCATTCGGCACAGCAAATTCGCGGCGCAGCGCTTCGCCCATGAGGCGGCGCCGGCGCTCGAGAATTTCGCGCGGTCGTCGCCAGCGCCTTTCATCGCGGGCGTGAAAGCGGCGCGCGAACGCATCGTCGCCCGCAAGGACGACGAGAGGGAGACGTTCCTGCGTAAGCGCGGCTTCAGCAAGGCGGAAACGGCCAAAGTGATCGCGGCCGTTCTCGAGGAGGAAGGGCGGCCGCCGGAGAGCATTTTCGATTTCGTGCAAGGGATCACGGCTGTCGCGCGTTCCAAGCCGCATCAGGACGCGCGGCTGGAGCTCGAAGGCCGCGCCAAGGCGCTTCTCGCGCGCGCCGCCTGA
- a CDS encoding ParB/RepB/Spo0J family partition protein: MATAVQKIHLSASRDIPFNKLVLSQSNVRRIKAGVSIEELAEDIARRTLLQSITVRPVLDADGSETGMFEIPAGGRRYRALELLVKQKRLARTAPIPCVVRTDGTAEEDSLAENVQRAPLHPLDQFRAFLTLREKGQSEEEIAAAFFVGVAVVKQRLRLASVSPKLLDVYAEDGMTLDQLMGFTVSPDHERQEQVWDAIQRSYNKEAYQIRRLLTEGAVRASDKRAQFAGDDYAAAGGAVMRDLFQSDDGGWLQDVGLLDRLVAEKLERAAESVGAEGWKWVGVATDFPYGHTYGLRCIQGERPPLTPEGEAALESLRTEAQQIEAAFADEDQIPEDVDRRLGEIETAMAEIEERPVAYYPDDVSRAGAFVSIDGSGRLRIERGYVRPEDDVQIAEPTVAESDGEADADASSAVASAASRAVEPDGDNMVRSEPAEEEDEGIRPLPDKLLTELTAYRTLALRRAIGDDPAVAFLAALHVLCLKLFYRYGSDSCVEIEPKNVAFGSLAPGLGDAPLAAAVDARHRDWSSQLPAEPGDLWAALTTLDVAARQALFAHCVSLTVNAVHEAWNRRPRAIAHADRLAQTLSLDIATAGWTPTVDNFLGRVTKARILGAVRETKGEASARQIEHLKKGDMAVQAEQMLVGTGWLPEPLRTPGRAFQQSGAVDVPHHYDEPVEETAAIESETAIDEDTAQSDADSGSTDDPETCAE; this comes from the coding sequence ATGGCAACCGCGGTTCAGAAAATCCACCTCAGCGCCTCGCGCGATATCCCCTTCAACAAGCTGGTTCTCTCCCAGTCGAATGTCCGCCGGATCAAGGCCGGCGTCTCGATCGAGGAGCTCGCCGAAGACATCGCCCGCCGCACGCTGTTGCAGAGCATCACTGTCCGTCCGGTGCTCGACGCCGACGGCTCGGAGACCGGCATGTTCGAGATCCCGGCCGGCGGCCGGCGCTATCGAGCGCTCGAGCTGCTGGTGAAGCAGAAGCGCCTGGCGCGCACCGCTCCCATCCCCTGCGTCGTGCGCACCGACGGGACGGCCGAGGAGGACAGTCTCGCCGAGAATGTCCAGCGCGCGCCGCTGCATCCGCTCGATCAGTTCCGTGCCTTCCTCACGCTGCGCGAGAAAGGCCAGAGCGAGGAAGAGATCGCCGCCGCCTTCTTCGTCGGCGTCGCCGTCGTCAAGCAGCGCCTGCGTCTCGCTTCCGTGTCGCCGAAGCTGCTCGATGTCTATGCCGAGGACGGCATGACGCTCGACCAGCTCATGGGTTTCACCGTCAGCCCGGACCACGAGCGGCAAGAGCAGGTCTGGGACGCCATTCAGCGCTCCTACAATAAAGAGGCCTACCAGATTCGCCGCTTGTTGACCGAAGGCGCGGTACGAGCTTCGGACAAGCGCGCGCAATTCGCCGGCGACGATTATGCCGCGGCTGGCGGCGCGGTCATGCGCGACCTGTTTCAGAGCGACGACGGCGGCTGGCTGCAAGACGTCGGCCTTCTCGATCGTCTCGTCGCCGAGAAGCTGGAGCGCGCGGCGGAGAGCGTGGGCGCCGAGGGTTGGAAATGGGTCGGGGTCGCGACCGATTTTCCCTACGGCCATACATATGGGCTGCGTTGCATCCAGGGCGAACGCCCGCCTCTGACGCCGGAGGGAGAAGCCGCGCTCGAATCGCTGCGGACCGAAGCCCAGCAGATCGAAGCCGCCTTCGCCGACGAGGATCAAATTCCCGAAGATGTGGATCGTCGTCTCGGCGAGATCGAAACCGCCATGGCGGAGATCGAAGAACGTCCGGTGGCTTATTATCCTGATGATGTTTCCCGAGCGGGCGCCTTCGTCAGCATCGACGGCTCCGGCCGGCTGCGCATCGAGCGAGGCTATGTGCGTCCAGAAGACGACGTGCAGATCGCTGAGCCGACAGTCGCCGAGTCGGATGGCGAGGCCGACGCCGACGCTTCTTCGGCGGTGGCGTCGGCGGCGTCCAGGGCGGTCGAGCCCGACGGCGACAATATGGTTCGATCCGAGCCGGCGGAGGAAGAGGACGAAGGCATTCGGCCTCTGCCTGACAAGCTTTTGACCGAGCTCACGGCCTATCGGACGCTGGCGCTGCGCCGAGCCATCGGCGACGATCCCGCCGTCGCCTTTCTCGCGGCGCTGCATGTTCTCTGTCTGAAGTTGTTCTATCGCTACGGCTCGGACTCCTGCGTGGAGATCGAGCCGAAGAACGTCGCCTTCGGCAGTCTGGCGCCCGGCCTCGGCGACGCGCCGCTCGCCGCCGCCGTCGACGCCCGTCATCGCGACTGGTCGTCGCAACTGCCTGCGGAACCGGGAGATTTGTGGGCTGCGCTGACGACGCTCGACGTCGCGGCGCGGCAGGCGCTCTTCGCGCACTGCGTCTCGCTGACCGTCAACGCCGTTCACGAGGCCTGGAACCGGCGGCCCAGAGCCATCGCCCATGCCGATCGCCTCGCGCAGACCTTGTCTCTCGATATCGCCACCGCCGGCTGGACGCCGACCGTGGATAATTTTCTCGGCCGCGTGACCAAGGCTCGCATCCTCGGAGCGGTTCGCGAGACGAAGGGCGAAGCCTCGGCGCGACAGATCGAGCATCTGAAGAAAGGCGACATGGCGGTCCAAGCCGAGCAGATGCTCGTCGGAACGGGCTGGCTCCCCGAACCGTTGCGTACGCCCGGTCGCGCGTTCCAGCAGTCGGGCGCCGTCGACGTGCCTCACCACTATGATGAGCCGGTCGAAGAAACGGCGGCGATCGAAAGCGAAACGGCTATCGACGAAGACACGGCGCAGAGCGATGCTGACAGCGGGTCGACGGACGATCCCGAGACCTGCGCCGAATAG
- a CDS encoding toprim domain-containing protein produces the protein MFDSPAELAQRLARDAEAVCRHYLSNGRREGRYWLVGDARNTPGRSLFVRLTGADSGKGAAGKWVDPALAEHGDLLDIIRASCRLSNFRDVADEARRFLAMPRFEPGQEPAPRGPTPVPRGSIESARRLFAMAKPIRGTIAETYLRKRGITTLHEAASLRFHRRCYYRRQSDGEVEPLPAFIAAVTDLSGVVTGVQRTWLDPTGADKAPVDTPRRAMGRLLGNGVRFGVVDDIMTAGEGVETMLSIRCVLPTLPMVAALSANHLAALILPHTLRRLYVARDDDPAGDMAAETLTRRAAAQGIDAVILSPTLDDFNDDLRYLGVDELRAALRIQLVPEDVARFMSPAERAPADRARVGATRLRA, from the coding sequence ATGTTCGATTCACCGGCCGAGTTGGCGCAGCGTCTCGCGCGTGACGCCGAGGCGGTATGCCGCCATTATCTCTCGAACGGGCGCCGCGAAGGTCGCTACTGGCTTGTCGGCGACGCCCGCAACACGCCGGGCCGCAGCCTCTTCGTTCGGTTGACCGGCGCCGACAGCGGCAAAGGCGCGGCAGGGAAATGGGTCGATCCCGCATTGGCGGAACATGGCGACTTGCTCGACATTATCCGTGCGAGTTGCCGCCTCTCCAATTTCCGCGATGTCGCCGACGAGGCGCGGCGCTTCCTCGCCATGCCGCGTTTCGAACCCGGTCAAGAACCGGCGCCGCGTGGACCGACGCCCGTGCCGAGAGGCTCAATCGAATCCGCACGCCGACTGTTCGCCATGGCCAAACCGATCCGCGGCACGATCGCAGAAACATATCTCCGCAAACGTGGCATTACGACTCTGCACGAAGCCGCCAGTCTTCGCTTCCATCGACGCTGCTATTATCGCCGACAGAGCGACGGCGAGGTCGAGCCATTGCCGGCGTTCATCGCAGCCGTCACCGATCTTTCGGGTGTCGTCACCGGCGTTCAACGCACATGGCTCGATCCGACTGGCGCCGACAAGGCGCCGGTGGACACGCCGAGGCGAGCGATGGGTCGTCTCCTCGGCAATGGCGTCCGCTTCGGCGTCGTGGACGACATCATGACGGCAGGAGAAGGCGTCGAAACCATGTTGTCGATCCGCTGCGTTCTTCCCACTCTGCCGATGGTCGCAGCGCTGTCGGCCAATCACCTCGCCGCCCTGATACTTCCTCACACGTTGCGACGTCTCTATGTCGCGCGCGACGACGATCCGGCAGGAGACATGGCGGCCGAGACGTTGACGAGACGAGCCGCGGCGCAAGGGATCGATGCGGTGATACTCTCGCCGACGCTCGACGATTTCAACGACGATCTGCGCTACCTCGGCGTGGACGAACTGCGGGCAGCTCTCCGCATTCAGCTCGTTCCGGAGGACGTGGCGCGCTTCATGAGCCCGGCAGAGCGCGCGCCGGCCGACCGAGCGCGCGTCGGCGCAACTCGACTTCGCGCATGA
- a CDS encoding DUF2493 domain-containing protein, whose product MTINRDDTEHEPPHASSPIDRVLTELQLYGHRPFQDEPDSRPLPEAAAIAGATADMFDALVATLGDTRLEPDLEDLLWSSVNLFHRAILRIERELDDNEQAQRRSQKEQDGSEIRSVELERLIAEGMTLVERRDSMELFRDHAADQFERHTGSTWRPRAGSKVSHRALISAMIDSRDFLAARRRAENEALLPAGPKVAFTGGLDFNDHRAIWDRLDKVFSKHPDMVLLHGGSPKGAERIAACWADNRKVSQIAFKPDWARHAKAAPFKRNDQMLEALPIGVIVFPGSGISANLADKAKKLGIPVWKFDEGGA is encoded by the coding sequence ATGACGATCAACCGCGACGATACCGAACACGAGCCTCCGCACGCCTCATCCCCGATCGACCGCGTTCTCACCGAGCTTCAACTCTACGGCCACCGTCCCTTCCAGGACGAGCCCGACAGCCGGCCGCTGCCCGAAGCCGCAGCCATCGCCGGCGCGACCGCGGACATGTTCGACGCGCTCGTCGCGACCCTCGGCGACACCCGCCTCGAGCCTGATCTCGAAGACCTGCTCTGGTCGAGCGTCAATCTCTTCCACCGGGCCATACTCCGCATCGAGCGCGAGCTCGACGACAATGAGCAGGCGCAACGCCGAAGCCAGAAGGAGCAGGACGGCTCGGAAATCCGCTCCGTCGAGCTCGAGCGCCTGATCGCCGAGGGAATGACGCTGGTCGAGCGTCGCGACAGCATGGAGCTCTTTCGCGACCATGCCGCCGATCAATTCGAACGCCACACCGGTTCGACTTGGCGCCCGCGCGCCGGTTCCAAGGTCAGTCATCGCGCGCTCATCTCGGCGATGATCGACAGCCGCGATTTTCTCGCCGCCCGACGCCGGGCGGAGAATGAGGCGCTGCTTCCCGCCGGACCGAAGGTCGCCTTCACCGGAGGACTCGATTTCAACGATCACCGGGCGATCTGGGATCGACTCGACAAGGTCTTCTCCAAGCACCCAGACATGGTGCTGCTGCATGGCGGTTCGCCGAAAGGCGCAGAGCGCATCGCGGCCTGCTGGGCCGACAATCGCAAGGTTTCACAAATCGCCTTCAAGCCCGACTGGGCGCGACATGCGAAGGCCGCGCCCTTCAAGCGCAACGACCAGATGCTTGAGGCACTGCCGATCGGGGTCATCGTTTTCCCGGGATCGGGAATATCCGCCAATCTCGCGGACAAGGCGAAGAAACTCGGCATCCCCGTGTGGAAATTCGACGAGGGCGGCGCGTGA
- a CDS encoding IS1182 family transposase: MSYVTGDDRHQSALLPPAIEDYVEKTAPVRAIDVFVNQLDFSALRFGRAVPASIGRPGYDPRDMLKLYIYGYLNELRSSRRLERECRRNLELMWLVRRLAPDHKTIADFRRDNGAAIVGACRAFVLFCRDQGLFAARLLAIDGAKFRAAASPIRVMDRRRIAEEADKVDARIASYLSDLDKTDANEPADDPDAIAKAIVALKERRVDLDRLSARLDQDARSLVVDGELDARPMGFGRGGKPPSYNVQTAVDADTGFIVHHEVTDEVNDTRMLHPIAKAARDLLEREELIVVADTGYSNGNAAAACEVDGITACVAAKRSVNNRGDGTQFDRADFTYDAAHDQYTCLEGRLLRRKGGVNRNGYYYVSKDCSGCALKPRCTQAEVRWVSRHQNEDALERMSARVVADPGLMRQRRCSVEHPFGTMKRMMSGRFLTRGLPATRTEMALSVLAYNMIRSINLRAQAS, from the coding sequence ATGAGCTACGTTACCGGAGATGATCGGCATCAGTCAGCTTTACTGCCGCCTGCTATCGAAGATTATGTTGAGAAAACTGCGCCCGTTCGGGCCATCGATGTTTTTGTCAACCAACTCGATTTCTCAGCTCTGCGTTTCGGACGGGCCGTTCCAGCGTCAATTGGTCGACCGGGCTACGATCCCAGAGACATGTTGAAGCTTTACATCTACGGCTATCTCAATGAACTCCGCTCCTCGCGACGACTAGAGCGCGAATGCCGGCGAAATCTCGAACTGATGTGGCTCGTTCGCCGGCTGGCGCCAGATCACAAGACAATTGCGGACTTCAGGCGAGACAATGGAGCCGCGATCGTCGGCGCCTGCCGCGCTTTTGTGCTTTTCTGCCGGGATCAGGGGCTTTTCGCCGCCAGGCTCCTAGCCATCGATGGCGCGAAGTTCCGTGCGGCGGCCAGCCCGATTCGCGTCATGGACCGACGCCGGATCGCAGAGGAGGCAGATAAGGTCGACGCTCGTATCGCGAGTTACCTTTCCGACCTCGACAAAACAGACGCGAACGAACCTGCCGACGATCCCGACGCGATCGCAAAGGCGATCGTGGCGCTAAAAGAGCGTCGAGTCGACCTGGATCGACTGTCAGCGCGTCTCGATCAGGACGCGCGCAGCCTGGTTGTCGATGGCGAGCTCGACGCGCGGCCGATGGGGTTCGGCCGAGGCGGGAAGCCGCCGTCGTACAACGTCCAGACCGCGGTCGACGCCGACACCGGCTTCATCGTCCATCACGAAGTCACAGACGAGGTGAACGACACGCGCATGCTTCACCCGATCGCAAAAGCCGCGCGCGATCTGCTCGAACGAGAGGAGCTGATCGTCGTGGCCGATACGGGCTACTCTAATGGCAACGCGGCAGCGGCCTGCGAAGTTGATGGCATCACTGCCTGCGTCGCGGCCAAGCGTTCGGTCAACAATCGCGGCGACGGCACTCAGTTCGACCGCGCCGACTTCACATACGACGCGGCTCACGATCAATACACTTGCCTTGAGGGACGCCTGTTGCGGCGCAAAGGCGGCGTCAATCGAAACGGCTACTACTATGTGTCGAAGGATTGCTCGGGCTGCGCACTGAAACCGCGCTGCACACAGGCGGAGGTTCGCTGGGTCAGTCGACACCAAAACGAAGATGCTCTGGAGAGAATGTCGGCGCGCGTCGTCGCCGATCCGGGGCTAATGCGGCAGCGACGATGTTCGGTGGAGCATCCGTTCGGAACGATGAAGCGAATGATGTCGGGCCGATTCCTGACCCGAGGCCTTCCGGCGACGAGAACGGAAATGGCGCTCTCCGTTCTGGCCTACAACATGATCCGGAGCATCAATCTCCGGGCACAGGCGAGCTGA
- a CDS encoding DUF736 domain-containing protein, protein MANIGSFKKSGNEFQGEIVTLSVQAKGVRIVPETNRASDNAPSHRVYVKRIEIGACWSKRSAEGRDYLSVKLDDPSFPAPIYANLFDDEEGEGYMLIWSRSRKPNGD, encoded by the coding sequence ATGGCGAACATCGGCTCCTTCAAGAAGTCCGGCAACGAGTTCCAGGGCGAGATCGTGACGCTCAGCGTTCAGGCCAAGGGCGTGCGCATCGTCCCCGAGACCAACCGCGCCAGCGACAATGCGCCGAGTCATCGCGTCTACGTCAAGAGAATTGAGATCGGCGCGTGCTGGTCGAAGCGCTCCGCCGAAGGCCGCGACTATCTCTCGGTCAAGCTCGACGATCCGAGCTTCCCGGCTCCGATCTACGCCAACCTCTTCGACGACGAGGAGGGCGAAGGCTACATGCTCATCTGGTCGCGCAGCCGCAAGCCCAACGGCGACTGA
- a CDS encoding helix-turn-helix transcriptional regulator, translated as MAKTLGSPRHKALIDLLIQKREAAGLTQADLAERLGEYQSFVARLESGERRVDVVEFLELADVLGFDAAKAIARLKRVS; from the coding sequence TTGGCAAAGACGCTCGGATCGCCACGCCATAAGGCGCTAATCGATCTGCTCATCCAGAAGAGAGAGGCCGCGGGCCTGACTCAGGCCGACCTCGCTGAACGGCTCGGCGAATACCAGTCGTTCGTGGCGCGGCTCGAGAGCGGCGAGCGCCGCGTCGACGTCGTCGAATTTCTGGAGCTGGCCGACGTGCTCGGCTTCGACGCGGCGAAGGCGATAGCGCGATTGAAGAGGGTCTCATGA
- a CDS encoding helix-turn-helix transcriptional regulator produces the protein MDMRRLVGRNVKRIRLEKGLTQEAFAERSGFTQQYLSDLERGRRNPTVVSLFELAQALGVDHVALVTPDEQALVEAAPRRKSDAKPLPKKPEKRKSVKADRRKG, from the coding sequence ATGGATATGCGGCGGCTGGTCGGGCGGAATGTGAAGCGGATCAGGCTCGAAAAGGGCCTGACACAGGAGGCTTTCGCCGAACGGTCGGGCTTCACGCAGCAATATCTGAGCGATCTCGAACGGGGCCGCCGCAATCCGACGGTCGTCAGCCTGTTCGAGCTCGCTCAGGCGCTCGGCGTGGATCATGTCGCGCTGGTCACTCCGGACGAGCAAGCCTTGGTCGAAGCAGCTCCTCGCCGGAAATCCGATGCGAAGCCACTTCCGAAAAAGCCGGAGAAGCGTAAGAGCGTGAAAGCGGATCGACGCAAAGGCTGA
- a CDS encoding DNA -binding domain-containing protein, which translates to MSPSRSSAIKDLAPTEPHLTEYDREHLAVYLRLLDAAEDGASWEEASRIILGIDPSREPARARRAHDTHLVRARWLSAQGYRDLLRGS; encoded by the coding sequence GTGAGTCCTTCTCGTTCTTCTGCAATCAAAGATTTAGCTCCGACAGAGCCGCATCTGACCGAATATGATCGCGAGCACCTCGCGGTCTATCTTCGCTTGCTCGACGCCGCCGAGGACGGCGCCTCCTGGGAGGAGGCCAGCCGAATCATCCTCGGGATCGACCCTTCCCGCGAGCCGGCGCGTGCGCGACGCGCGCATGACACGCATCTCGTCCGGGCGCGGTGGTTGTCGGCCCAGGGCTATCGCGATCTGCTTCGAGGTTCCTGA
- a CDS encoding transcriptional regulator domain-containing protein, producing MSTEDWRSPSAYNYTRNLSSSGLAWEFLRRDPDYRAGHARARSRADDENASAASVRRWGLRFRRRPRNPSD from the coding sequence ATGTCTACAGAAGATTGGCGGTCGCCGAGCGCGTACAATTATACGCGGAATTTGAGCTCGAGCGGTCTTGCATGGGAATTCTTGCGCCGCGATCCGGACTATCGAGCCGGTCACGCAAGGGCTCGTTCTCGAGCCGATGACGAAAACGCCTCTGCCGCTTCCGTGCGGCGCTGGGGGTTGCGATTTCGCCGTCGACCCCGCAATCCAAGCGATTGA
- a CDS encoding DUF2285 domain-containing protein: MTKTPLPLPCGAGGCDFAVDPAIQAIDADLFWLPEWSTSVVILTASRVQHPALTFSPSDWPGLRARRPAQDGEHFILKSGSDEFQLWLPDPPDETSYLAAVIPIDDLAPQRLAVMMRFWRHATGQRSGAGAPTPKRRQRIDHALRALDGHMAGASYRDIAESLFSPQRVGAEPWKTSPLRDSTIRLVRGGVALMRGGYRKFLRR, from the coding sequence ATGACGAAAACGCCTCTGCCGCTTCCGTGCGGCGCTGGGGGTTGCGATTTCGCCGTCGACCCCGCAATCCAAGCGATTGACGCCGATCTTTTCTGGCTTCCCGAATGGTCGACGAGCGTCGTCATCCTCACGGCGAGCCGCGTCCAACATCCCGCGCTGACGTTTTCTCCGTCGGATTGGCCGGGCCTGCGCGCGCGTCGCCCCGCGCAGGACGGCGAGCATTTTATTCTGAAATCCGGTAGCGACGAGTTTCAACTCTGGCTGCCGGATCCGCCCGACGAGACAAGCTACCTCGCGGCCGTCATACCGATCGACGACCTGGCGCCGCAACGCCTCGCCGTGATGATGCGTTTTTGGCGTCACGCCACCGGACAACGCTCCGGCGCCGGCGCGCCCACGCCCAAGCGTCGGCAACGCATCGATCACGCGCTTCGGGCGCTCGACGGTCACATGGCCGGCGCCAGCTATCGCGACATCGCCGAGAGCCTGTTCAGCCCGCAAAGGGTCGGCGCGGAGCCGTGGAAGACCTCGCCTCTGCGCGACAGCACGATCCGGCTGGTCCGCGGCGGCGTCGCGCTGATGCGCGGCGGTTATCGCAAATTCCTTCGCCGATAG
- a CDS encoding helix-turn-helix transcriptional regulator: MSAAGTELPPRYLRTPEAARFLGLSSRTLEKHRTYGTGPRYSKLGGRVVYRLDDLQAWFDLGVKASTSDPGVGKVLPAKRHAAISPAFAGQPRR; encoded by the coding sequence ATGTCCGCAGCAGGCACCGAACTCCCGCCACGCTACCTGCGCACGCCCGAGGCCGCGCGCTTTCTGGGACTTTCGAGCCGCACGCTCGAAAAGCATCGGACCTACGGCACCGGCCCGCGCTATTCGAAGCTCGGCGGCCGTGTCGTCTACCGTCTCGATGATTTGCAGGCTTGGTTCGATCTCGGCGTCAAAGCGTCGACCTCCGACCCCGGCGTCGGAAAAGTCCTGCCCGCGAAACGTCATGCCGCCATTTCGCCGGCCTTCGCCGGCCAGCCGCGTCGCTGA
- a CDS encoding replication initiator protein A: MIATHSRNLFHDAEREQLELFRALSGDLAPRDAQDLMAYPFFSLAKSKRIKPIDFRMGEIVIKVEASVEHGMATIWDADVLIWAASQIVQARDRGLRTSRLMASTPYEILTFTGRTTSARDYHRLKAALDRLQATSVVTSIRQPAERRRHRFSWINEWKETADANGRPLGVELILPDWFYAGVLDNALVLTIDRAYFSLTGGLERWLYRLVRKHGGSQRGGWSFDFEHLHAKSGALSPLKHFAFDLRDIVRRQPLPNYRLSIRPGPQGGERLFFVPFQIPASAPVLSAGDPPATSVEKL, encoded by the coding sequence ATGATCGCGACGCACAGCAGAAACCTCTTTCACGACGCCGAGCGCGAGCAGCTCGAGCTTTTTCGGGCGCTTTCCGGCGACCTCGCCCCGCGCGACGCGCAGGATCTCATGGCCTACCCATTCTTCAGCCTCGCCAAATCAAAGCGCATCAAGCCGATCGACTTTCGAATGGGCGAGATCGTCATCAAAGTCGAGGCGTCCGTCGAGCATGGCATGGCGACGATCTGGGACGCCGATGTGCTGATCTGGGCCGCGTCGCAGATCGTCCAGGCGCGCGACCGAGGATTGCGGACATCTCGCCTGATGGCGTCCACCCCTTACGAAATTCTCACCTTCACCGGCCGGACCACCAGCGCTCGCGACTACCATCGACTGAAGGCGGCGCTCGACCGCCTGCAGGCGACGAGCGTGGTGACATCCATCCGTCAGCCCGCCGAGCGGCGTCGCCACCGTTTCTCCTGGATCAACGAGTGGAAGGAGACCGCCGATGCGAACGGAAGGCCGCTCGGCGTCGAATTGATCCTGCCGGACTGGTTCTACGCCGGCGTGCTCGACAACGCCTTGGTCCTCACCATCGATCGCGCCTATTTTTCGCTAACCGGCGGCCTCGAGCGCTGGCTCTATCGGCTCGTGCGCAAGCATGGCGGTAGCCAGCGCGGCGGCTGGAGCTTCGATTTCGAACATCTCCATGCCAAGTCCGGCGCGCTGTCGCCGTTGAAGCACTTCGCGTTCGATCTGCGCGACATCGTGCGTCGGCAACCACTCCCGAACTATCGGCTGTCGATCCGCCCGGGGCCGCAGGGCGGCGAGCGGCTCTTCTTTGTTCCCTTTCAAATCCCTGCCTCGGCGCCCGTGCTCTCCGCAGGCGATCCCCCGGCCACATCGGTGGAAAAGCTGTGA